One genomic segment of Paraburkholderia aromaticivorans includes these proteins:
- a CDS encoding AAA family ATPase, with protein sequence MVPVRTLFGIDSGLMVPAFSERDDHVPEVDEAYRFNPEVTLAILAGFMRERRVMVQGLHGTGKSTHIEQVAARLNWPCVRVNLDGHISRLDLVGKDAIIVRDDLQVTEFQEGIVPWALQRPMALIFDEYDAGRPDVMFVIQRILERDGKFTLLDQNRVIHPHPYFRLFATTNTVGLGNLNGMYHGTQLLNHAQMDRWNVVATLNYLPRAEEAGIVLARVPELADEAGRALIESMISVAELTRKGFATGDLSTLMSPRTVIDWAENCQIFRDPAMAFRLTFVNKCDEAERPIVAEYFQRCFDTELESAAEREARSTVAQ encoded by the coding sequence ATGGTCCCGGTGCGCACGCTGTTTGGCATCGATTCAGGCTTGATGGTGCCGGCCTTCAGCGAACGCGATGACCACGTTCCGGAAGTCGACGAGGCATACCGCTTCAATCCTGAAGTGACGCTGGCGATTCTCGCCGGCTTCATGCGCGAGCGCCGCGTGATGGTGCAGGGCCTGCACGGCACGGGCAAATCGACTCACATCGAACAGGTTGCGGCCCGGCTCAACTGGCCGTGCGTGCGCGTGAATCTGGACGGGCATATCAGCCGTCTCGACCTGGTGGGGAAAGACGCCATCATCGTGCGCGACGACCTGCAGGTCACGGAGTTTCAGGAAGGCATCGTGCCCTGGGCGTTGCAACGGCCCATGGCGCTGATCTTCGACGAATACGACGCGGGCCGTCCCGACGTGATGTTCGTGATCCAGCGCATTCTCGAGCGCGACGGCAAATTCACGCTGCTCGATCAGAATCGCGTGATTCATCCGCATCCTTATTTCCGGCTGTTCGCTACGACCAATACGGTCGGCCTCGGTAATCTGAATGGGATGTACCACGGCACGCAGTTGCTGAATCACGCGCAGATGGACCGTTGGAACGTCGTGGCCACGCTCAACTACCTGCCGCGCGCCGAGGAGGCCGGCATCGTGCTGGCACGCGTGCCGGAGCTCGCCGACGAGGCCGGCCGCGCGCTCATCGAGTCGATGATCAGCGTCGCGGAACTGACGCGCAAAGGCTTCGCCACCGGCGATCTGTCCACGCTGATGTCGCCGCGCACGGTGATCGACTGGGCGGAGAATTGCCAGATTTTCCGCGATCCGGCCATGGCGTTTCGCCTGACCTTCGTCAACAAATGCGACGAGGCCGAACGGCCCATCGTGGCCGAGTATTTCCAGCGCTGCTTCGATACCGAACTGGAAAGCGCGGCCGAGCGCGAGGCGCGCTCGACGGTGGCGCAATGA
- the pta gene encoding phosphate acetyltransferase, which translates to MKAINRIIEQARRSPMRIVLSEAEDPRVLQAAQRASREGIARILLAGDAARIREAAARFDVDLSGMELVDPAASALAPSYADELFALRGKKGMTLEQAQREILNPLCFANLMVRLGHADGSVSGAVNTTADVVRTAIQIIGIAPSFKLVSSFFLMMLCEPFHTLKGGLIFSDCALVVEPDAGQLAEIAIAAADSAKSLLMDEPRVAMLSFSTSGSAHHAAVDKVVNATHIVQERRPHLAIDGDVQLDAAIVSEIALRKVKHSQVEGHANVLVFPSLEAGNIGYKLAERIGGAKAIGPLLQGLRKPANDLSRGCSADDIYYVTAVTAVQAQAALTVPTALLTPSHS; encoded by the coding sequence ATGAAAGCCATCAATCGCATCATTGAACAAGCGCGCCGTTCGCCGATGCGCATCGTGCTGAGCGAGGCCGAAGATCCACGCGTGTTGCAGGCGGCCCAGCGCGCGAGCCGCGAAGGCATTGCCCGGATTCTGCTCGCGGGCGACGCTGCGCGCATCCGCGAGGCCGCGGCCCGTTTCGACGTCGATCTGTCCGGTATGGAACTGGTGGACCCCGCCGCGTCGGCGCTCGCACCGTCCTATGCCGACGAACTATTCGCACTGCGCGGCAAGAAAGGCATGACGCTAGAACAGGCGCAGCGCGAAATCCTCAACCCGCTCTGCTTCGCGAACCTGATGGTGCGTCTCGGCCACGCTGACGGTTCCGTGTCCGGCGCCGTCAACACCACCGCCGACGTCGTGCGCACCGCGATCCAGATCATCGGCATCGCGCCTTCGTTCAAGCTCGTGTCGAGCTTCTTTCTGATGATGCTGTGCGAGCCGTTCCACACGCTCAAGGGCGGCCTGATTTTTTCCGACTGCGCACTCGTGGTGGAACCGGATGCAGGCCAACTCGCGGAGATTGCAATCGCTGCCGCGGACAGCGCAAAAAGCCTGCTGATGGACGAACCGCGCGTGGCGATGCTGTCGTTTTCGACCAGCGGCAGCGCCCACCATGCGGCCGTCGACAAAGTGGTCAACGCGACACACATCGTGCAGGAACGCCGCCCGCATCTCGCGATCGACGGCGACGTGCAACTCGACGCGGCGATCGTCTCCGAAATCGCGCTGCGCAAGGTCAAGCACTCGCAGGTGGAAGGCCACGCCAACGTGCTGGTGTTTCCGAGTCTCGAGGCCGGCAACATCGGCTACAAGCTGGCCGAGCGGATCGGCGGCGCGAAGGCGATCGGCCCCTTGCTGCAGGGCTTGCGCAAGCCCGCCAACGACCTGTCGCGCGGCTGCAGCGCCGACGACATCTACTACGTGACGGCCGTCACCGCGGTTCAGGCGCAAGCCGCGCTCACTGTTCCCACCGCGCTCCTCACACCGTCTCATTCATGA
- a CDS encoding sulfite exporter TauE/SafE family protein, with the protein MIVQKLLPLLALMGVASYFQTITGFGLSMIVIGAASGLELAPVTSLAALLSLVTLANSATALPGKFHHIDWRAVGAATLGVLPSVVVGVLVLNLLSHAASSVLQLLLGAVVLYGGLSAALRPAPLACRSGDRSFFVSGLFGGLLSGMFGVSGPPLIFQFYRQPLSLMQIRYALILIFTVTSITRTLFSAYQGQLDADLWMQAAFAVPVVALMTMVARQYPPPLSGVMTRRIAYAILVVIGASLILHALRQLVR; encoded by the coding sequence ATGATCGTTCAGAAGTTGCTGCCTCTCCTCGCATTGATGGGTGTGGCGAGCTATTTTCAAACCATTACGGGCTTCGGCCTGAGCATGATCGTCATCGGCGCGGCCAGCGGCCTCGAACTGGCGCCGGTGACCAGTCTCGCCGCCTTGCTCAGCCTCGTGACACTCGCCAATAGCGCGACCGCCTTGCCCGGCAAATTCCATCACATCGACTGGCGCGCGGTAGGGGCCGCCACGCTCGGCGTGCTGCCCTCCGTGGTGGTGGGCGTGCTGGTCCTGAATCTGCTAAGCCATGCGGCGTCCAGCGTGTTGCAACTGCTGCTCGGCGCCGTGGTGCTGTACGGCGGCCTGAGCGCGGCGCTGCGTCCGGCCCCGCTCGCGTGCCGCTCGGGCGATCGCAGTTTTTTCGTCAGCGGCCTGTTCGGCGGCCTGCTGAGCGGCATGTTCGGCGTATCCGGGCCGCCGTTGATTTTTCAGTTCTATCGTCAGCCGCTCTCGCTCATGCAGATCCGCTACGCGCTGATTCTGATTTTCACGGTGACCTCGATCACCCGCACGCTGTTCAGCGCATACCAGGGCCAACTGGACGCCGATCTCTGGATGCAGGCCGCGTTCGCGGTCCCGGTCGTCGCGCTCATGACGATGGTGGCCCGCCAGTATCCGCCGCCGCTGTCGGGGGTGATGACGCGCCGCATCGCGTACGCGATTCTGGTGGTGATCGGCGCTTCGTTGATCCTGCATGCGTTGCGGCAGTTGGTCCGCTGA
- a CDS encoding cobaltochelatase CobT-related protein yields MTAARRQATRRAEQRQNLCAATVRALTGDAALHYRAGRLCRGLRPLPLHAPHLRTDPQVDDLVSLRGAADGAALRLTHSDAILHASLCPAGPVERLLFELFEQLRCEALAPASMPGLAQNLRHRFETWSRAFHRAGLTDGHLGILFFTVAQIVWSRLSGWPVLEETEGLIEATRAAIAPTLGVPLAALRRHRLDQERFAVHALELLRLVSQMMRDARAQSVEEDEPAPEDDEAVRAMFALWFDTDEGEQVDMGLAATGDSRVLRDAGHRYLAYTTRYDRELVPGSRIRSELLAEYRDQLDKRIAAQRINVPRLAYALKAALAVPQRDGWSFGEEQGRIDGRRLAQLVSSPAERRLFVLERHKPLADCVVSFLIDCSGSMRTYIEPVAMLVDVLTRALDQAGVASEVLGFSTGAWNGGRARLDWLAGGRPHHPGRLNEIAHLVFKDAATSWRRARADIAALFKADLFREGVDGEAVDWACARLRARAEARRILVVISDGSPMDSATAQVNDPYYLDNHLKQVVARNEAARDVELLGLGVGLDLSPYYRRCLAVDLSTPPDMALFGELVGWIGARR; encoded by the coding sequence ATGACCGCCGCGCGGCGGCAAGCCACCCGCCGCGCGGAGCAGCGTCAGAACCTGTGCGCGGCGACGGTGCGGGCGTTGACCGGGGATGCCGCGTTGCATTACCGCGCCGGCCGTCTATGCCGTGGCCTGCGTCCATTACCGCTTCATGCGCCGCATCTGCGTACGGACCCGCAGGTGGACGATCTGGTTTCGTTGCGCGGCGCGGCGGACGGCGCCGCGTTGCGCCTCACCCATTCCGATGCGATTCTCCACGCGAGCTTGTGTCCCGCCGGGCCGGTCGAGCGGCTCCTGTTCGAGCTGTTCGAGCAACTGCGTTGCGAAGCGCTCGCGCCCGCCAGCATGCCGGGGCTCGCGCAGAATCTGCGTCATCGCTTCGAAACCTGGTCGCGCGCTTTCCATCGTGCCGGCTTGACCGACGGGCACCTGGGCATTCTGTTTTTCACGGTGGCCCAGATCGTCTGGTCACGCCTGTCGGGCTGGCCCGTGCTGGAAGAGACGGAAGGTTTGATTGAAGCCACCCGCGCCGCAATCGCTCCGACGCTGGGCGTGCCGCTCGCGGCGCTGCGGCGGCATCGGTTGGACCAGGAGAGGTTCGCGGTTCATGCGCTCGAACTGCTTCGTCTCGTCAGCCAGATGATGCGTGACGCCCGTGCGCAGTCTGTCGAAGAAGACGAGCCGGCGCCGGAAGACGACGAAGCCGTGCGCGCCATGTTCGCCCTCTGGTTCGATACCGACGAAGGCGAGCAGGTCGACATGGGTCTCGCGGCCACCGGCGACAGCCGTGTTCTGCGCGACGCCGGGCATCGCTACCTGGCATACACCACGCGCTACGACCGCGAGCTGGTGCCGGGTTCGCGGATCCGGAGCGAACTGCTCGCCGAGTATCGCGACCAGCTCGACAAGCGGATCGCCGCGCAGCGCATCAACGTGCCGCGGCTCGCGTATGCGCTGAAGGCGGCGCTCGCGGTGCCGCAGCGCGATGGCTGGTCGTTCGGTGAAGAGCAGGGCCGTATCGACGGCCGGCGTCTCGCGCAACTGGTCAGTTCGCCGGCCGAGCGGCGTCTGTTCGTGCTCGAACGGCACAAGCCGCTGGCGGATTGCGTGGTGAGCTTTCTCATCGATTGTTCGGGGTCCATGCGAACGTATATCGAGCCGGTGGCGATGCTGGTCGACGTGCTCACGCGCGCGCTCGATCAGGCCGGTGTCGCAAGCGAGGTGCTGGGTTTCTCGACCGGCGCATGGAACGGCGGCCGCGCCCGGCTCGACTGGCTGGCCGGCGGCCGGCCGCATCATCCGGGCAGGCTCAACGAAATCGCTCACCTCGTCTTCAAGGATGCCGCGACAAGCTGGCGGCGCGCTCGCGCCGACATTGCCGCGTTGTTCAAGGCCGATCTGTTCCGCGAGGGGGTGGACGGCGAAGCGGTCGACTGGGCCTGCGCGCGGCTGCGTGCGCGCGCCGAGGCGCGGCGCATTCTCGTCGTGATCTCGGATGGCAGTCCGATGGACAGCGCGACCGCCCAGGTCAACGACCCCTACTATCTCGACAATCACCTGAAGCAAGTGGTGGCGCGCAACGAAGCCGCGCGCGACGTCGAATTGCTCGGGCTCGGCGTCGGACTCGATCTGAGTCCGTATTACCGCCGTTGTCTTGCGGTCGATCTGTCCACGCCGCCTGACATGGCGCTGTTCGGCGAACTCGTCGGATGGATCGGCGCGCGCCGGTAG